One window of Paenibacillus sp. JQZ6Y-1 genomic DNA carries:
- a CDS encoding superoxide dismutase, protein MAFELPALPYPNNALEPHIDEQTMLIHHDRHHNTYVTNLNTALESAPELQGKSLEELISDLDSVPESIRTAVRNNGGGHHNHSLFWEVIGPDAGGAPTGELAAAIDSELGGFDKFKEDFAKAATTRFGSGWAWLVVGKDGKLAITSTPNQDSPVFEGLTPLLGLDVWEHAYYLKYQNKRPDYISAFWNVVNWDAVNARYTAAK, encoded by the coding sequence ATGGCATTTGAATTACCGGCACTACCTTACCCGAATAACGCTCTGGAACCACATATTGATGAGCAAACGATGCTGATCCACCACGATCGTCACCATAACACATACGTAACCAATTTGAATACCGCTCTGGAAAGCGCTCCTGAACTGCAAGGCAAAAGCCTGGAAGAGCTGATCTCCGATCTGGACAGCGTTCCAGAAAGCATCCGCACAGCGGTTCGCAACAACGGCGGTGGTCACCATAACCACAGTCTGTTCTGGGAAGTAATCGGCCCTGACGCTGGTGGCGCACCAACAGGCGAACTGGCAGCTGCTATTGACAGCGAGCTGGGTGGTTTCGACAAATTCAAAGAAGATTTCGCAAAAGCAGCTACAACTCGTTTTGGTAGCGGCTGGGCATGGCTGGTTGTCGGCAAAGACGGCAAACTGGCAATCACTAGCACACCTAACCAAGACAGCCCTGTATTTGAAGGTCTGACTCCACTGCTGGGTCTGGACGTATGGGAGCATGCTTACTACCTGAAATATCAAAACAAACGCCCTGACTACATCAGCGCTTTCTGGAATGTAGTAAACTGGGATGCTGTAAATGCACGTTACACTGCTGCGAAGTAA
- a CDS encoding GNAT family N-acetyltransferase, which produces MNIRSFKLSDLNLVQELLQVALSEECYEHTMGPFARQLSWDSELIIVAEQGEEIIGLLIGTIDRNFGCYYRIAVHPDVRGRGIGTALITSMEKRFQQRNVSGIMVAGDEHNEVVMPLYAALGYDESKVLRTFEKLSIVAANA; this is translated from the coding sequence ATGAATATTCGTTCCTTTAAGCTGAGTGATTTGAACCTTGTCCAGGAGCTGCTCCAGGTAGCTCTGTCCGAAGAGTGTTACGAACACACAATGGGACCTTTTGCTAGACAATTGTCCTGGGATTCCGAACTGATTATTGTTGCGGAGCAGGGAGAAGAGATTATTGGCTTGTTAATTGGTACGATTGACCGCAACTTCGGTTGCTACTACCGTATTGCCGTTCATCCTGATGTGAGAGGCAGAGGGATTGGTACTGCATTGATCACGTCGATGGAGAAACGCTTCCAGCAGCGTAACGTTAGCGGCATCATGGTTGCCGGCGACGAGCACAATGAAGTGGTTATGCCACTGTATGCTGCACTTGGATATGACGAAAGCAAAGTGCTGCGCACATTTGAAAAGTTAAGCATTGTTGCGGCAAACGCCTAA